One stretch of Candidatus Baltobacteraceae bacterium DNA includes these proteins:
- a CDS encoding methylenetetrahydrofolate reductase: MRITESLEQRQPFFSFEFFPPRNDEGVRLLFDAIAQLRTLQPAFVSITYGAGGSTRARTVELAKRIRNELCLDVMAHVTCVGATRDELRTLFDDLAAANIENIMALRGDPPKGEEAFSASKGGFAHAVELIAMLSKEYAFCIGAACYPETHPEAFNAET, translated from the coding sequence GTGCGCATCACCGAGTCGCTCGAGCAGCGGCAGCCGTTTTTCTCCTTCGAGTTCTTCCCGCCGAGGAACGACGAGGGCGTGCGCTTGCTTTTCGACGCGATCGCGCAGCTGCGGACCTTGCAGCCGGCCTTCGTTTCGATTACCTACGGCGCAGGAGGTTCGACTCGAGCCCGCACGGTTGAGCTTGCGAAGCGTATCCGCAACGAGCTTTGCCTCGATGTCATGGCGCACGTCACGTGCGTGGGCGCGACGCGCGACGAGCTACGGACGCTGTTCGACGACTTAGCGGCAGCCAACATCGAAAACATCATGGCGTTACGCGGCGACCCTCCAAAGGGAGAAGAAGCTTTCAGCGCTTCGAAGGGCGGCTTCGCGCACGCTGTGGAGCTGATCGCGATGCTTTCCAAAGAGTACGCGTTTTGCATCGGCGCGGCGTGCTATCCGGAAACGCATCCCGAGGCATTCAATGCCGAGAC
- a CDS encoding flagellar type III secretion system pore protein FliP — translation MDDLFALFAHTRASLPLDALAGLTLLSIVPFFAVMTTSFVRIVVVLSLVRSAIGSPTVPPSMVLTGLAIVLTVLVMTPTIHAIQHDALQPYAHGRLSQSAFVARAIEPLRQFMIRQTRARDLALFARVAHRSPAEIAVLIPAFVVGELRSAFAIGVALYLPFLAIDLAVAGILMSLGMMMLSPPIVSLPLKLLLFVTVDGWAVVCAGVTTSFR, via the coding sequence GTGGACGATCTTTTCGCCCTCTTCGCGCATACGCGCGCGTCCCTGCCGCTGGATGCGCTGGCCGGCCTAACGCTGCTTTCGATCGTCCCGTTTTTCGCAGTGATGACGACCTCGTTCGTGCGCATCGTCGTCGTGCTATCGCTGGTGCGTTCGGCGATCGGCTCGCCGACGGTTCCGCCGAGCATGGTCCTTACAGGATTGGCGATCGTTCTGACGGTCCTGGTGATGACTCCGACGATTCACGCGATCCAGCACGATGCGCTGCAGCCGTACGCACACGGCCGTCTTTCACAGAGCGCGTTTGTCGCACGTGCCATCGAACCGCTACGGCAATTCATGATCCGGCAGACGCGCGCACGAGATCTGGCGTTGTTCGCACGCGTCGCGCACCGATCGCCGGCCGAGATTGCCGTACTGATTCCGGCCTTCGTGGTTGGCGAGTTGCGCAGTGCATTTGCAATCGGCGTGGCTCTCTATCTTCCGTTTCTCGCGATCGATCTCGCGGTCGCCGGTATTTTGATGAGTCTCGGCATGATGATGCTGAGCCCGCCGATCGTTTCGTTGCCCCTCAAGCTGTTGCTGTTCGTCACCGTCGACGGCTGGGCCGTCGTTTGTGCGGGGGTGACCACCAGCTTCCGATAA
- the fliN gene encoding flagellar motor switch protein FliN yields MRISENGKNLDLLLNVSLQVTAELGKAKMNVRDILKLGTGSVVELDRLAGGPVDLLVNNKLVARGEVVAIDDNFGVRITELIDRPETP; encoded by the coding sequence ATGAGAATTTCGGAGAACGGCAAAAATCTCGACCTGCTCCTGAACGTTTCGCTTCAGGTGACTGCTGAATTGGGCAAGGCGAAGATGAATGTCCGCGACATTCTCAAGCTCGGCACCGGCTCCGTTGTCGAGCTCGATCGCCTGGCCGGCGGTCCCGTCGACCTGCTCGTCAACAACAAGCTCGTTGCGCGTGGCGAGGTTGTGGCGATCGACGATAATTTCGGCGTCCGCATTACGGAGCTGATCGACCGCCCCGAAACCCCCTAG
- a CDS encoding FliM/FliN family flagellar motor C-terminal domain-containing protein: MIVRELVWTQDANDGRVRNVRFERRVPFDLCLIDAIARAVESCVSEIFAEPIAVDAFPPVHLETVTWARLYDGNFVFDMTVDAGDLSVVIAPKAARSIVGRAFGESPVECEKLLSAMEVRVLERFVAELADRLTSIRGTCNGAVVRTRLPAPRRAYCELRLPSPLDAVIGIAVSENVSKIGPTIGFEVLEDCSIECSAQLSLAAFNIFTIAGLTPGDVIPQDTKVGPYATLNVGRDPIAAGEGGVLGDRSAFKVHELI; this comes from the coding sequence GTGATCGTTCGCGAGCTCGTGTGGACGCAAGATGCGAACGACGGTCGCGTACGGAACGTGCGTTTCGAAAGACGCGTACCGTTCGATCTGTGTTTGATCGACGCGATCGCTCGGGCCGTTGAATCGTGCGTATCCGAGATCTTCGCCGAGCCTATTGCCGTCGACGCGTTCCCGCCCGTTCATTTGGAAACGGTGACATGGGCGAGACTTTACGACGGAAATTTTGTTTTCGATATGACGGTCGATGCGGGTGATTTGAGCGTCGTGATTGCACCGAAAGCCGCTCGAAGCATCGTTGGACGTGCGTTCGGCGAAAGTCCGGTGGAATGCGAGAAACTGCTTTCGGCTATGGAGGTGCGCGTTTTAGAACGCTTTGTTGCAGAGCTTGCGGACCGCCTCACGTCGATTCGTGGAACGTGCAACGGTGCGGTTGTTCGAACGCGACTTCCGGCGCCGCGTCGTGCATATTGTGAGCTGCGACTTCCCTCGCCGCTTGATGCCGTGATCGGTATTGCGGTGAGCGAGAACGTCTCGAAAATCGGACCGACGATCGGTTTTGAGGTACTCGAGGATTGCTCCATCGAGTGCTCGGCGCAGCTCAGTCTCGCCGCATTCAATATCTTTACAATTGCGGGTCTGACACCCGGCGATGTGATCCCCCAGGACACCAAGGTGGGCCCGTACGCGACGCTGAACGTGGGGCGCGACCCAATCGCTGCGGGCGAAGGCGGCGTGCTCGGCGACCGATCCGCCTTCAAGGTACACGAACTGATATGA
- a CDS encoding lytic transglycosylase domain-containing protein: MDFDTGIMRIQARIDQIFGVDPQDQPTTPTISNVPSGRFASMVQQQMAGQEGGAGKPQATPAIEQLVQSNSASQGVDPDLIRAVMANESAFDPNATSSAGAQGLMQLMPQTAADVGVTNSYDPSQNVAGGTKYLRTLLDRFGGNLTNAVAAYNAGPEAVDKYNGVPPYPETQSYVKNVLDTYKQYKTGQ, from the coding sequence ATGGACTTTGACACCGGGATTATGCGCATCCAGGCTCGGATCGACCAGATTTTCGGGGTCGACCCTCAGGACCAGCCGACGACGCCCACCATCTCGAACGTCCCCAGCGGGCGCTTCGCGTCGATGGTGCAGCAGCAGATGGCGGGTCAAGAGGGTGGCGCCGGTAAGCCGCAAGCAACGCCGGCTATCGAGCAGCTCGTCCAGTCTAACAGCGCATCGCAAGGCGTCGACCCGGATCTCATCCGCGCCGTCATGGCGAACGAATCAGCATTCGATCCGAACGCGACATCGAGCGCCGGCGCGCAAGGGCTCATGCAGCTCATGCCGCAAACCGCGGCGGACGTCGGCGTGACCAACAGCTACGATCCATCGCAGAACGTTGCCGGGGGCACGAAGTACCTCCGCACACTGCTCGATCGTTTCGGTGGCAATCTCACGAACGCAGTCGCTGCGTACAACGCGGGTCCTGAAGCCGTCGACAAGTATAACGGCGTGCCGCCGTATCCCGAGACGCAATCGTACGTCAAGAACGTTCTCGACACGTATAAACAGTACAAAACCGGACAATAA